From the Marinomonas sp. THO17 genome, one window contains:
- the ettA gene encoding energy-dependent translational throttle protein EttA, translated as MAQFVYSMNRVGKVVPPKREILKDISLSFFPGAKIGVLGLNGSGKSSLLRIMAGVDTEYNGEARPMPGIKIGYLPQEPELDPSKNVRGIVEEAVADVKEALTRLDEVYAAYADPDADFDALAKEQAELENLISAKDGHNLERALEVAADALRLPPWEASVEHLSGGERRRVALCRLLLDKPDMILLDEPTNHLDAESVAWLERFLKDYPGTVVAITHDRYFLDNAAGWILELDRGHGIPYEGNYSSWLEQKNARLEQEAKQQASHQKAIKSELEWVRQNAKGRQSKSKARLARFEEMSSKEFQERNETNELYIPPGPRLGSKVIEIEGVSKSFEHKMLLEDFNMVVPPGAIVGVVGGNGAGKSTLFKMIAGIEQPDTGTVTLGDTVQLAYVDQMRELDGDKTVWEEISDGQDMITVHNYKVPSRAYIGRFNFKGADQQKFVKHLSGGERNRLHLAKLLKEGGNVLLLDEPTNDLDVETLRSLEDALLAFPGSAIVISHDRWFLDRIATHILAYEGDSKAVFFEGNYQEYEADYKQRTGNDATPTRIKYKKIDA; from the coding sequence ATGGCTCAGTTTGTATACAGTATGAATCGCGTGGGGAAAGTCGTTCCTCCCAAACGCGAAATTCTTAAAGACATTTCTCTGTCTTTCTTCCCCGGTGCCAAAATTGGTGTATTAGGCTTAAACGGTTCAGGTAAATCGTCTTTATTGCGCATCATGGCCGGTGTCGACACCGAATATAACGGTGAAGCACGCCCTATGCCCGGCATTAAGATTGGCTACTTACCGCAAGAACCAGAACTGGACCCGAGCAAAAACGTGCGCGGCATTGTTGAAGAAGCCGTAGCCGATGTAAAAGAAGCCTTGACCCGCCTTGATGAAGTATATGCAGCTTATGCTGATCCAGATGCCGACTTTGATGCTCTGGCAAAAGAACAAGCTGAGTTGGAAAACCTCATCTCAGCAAAAGACGGCCACAATCTAGAACGCGCTTTGGAAGTGGCTGCCGATGCTTTGCGTTTACCACCTTGGGAAGCCAGTGTTGAGCACTTATCTGGTGGTGAGCGTCGTCGTGTGGCGTTATGCCGTTTGTTACTGGATAAGCCAGACATGATTCTATTGGACGAGCCAACCAACCACTTGGACGCGGAATCCGTTGCTTGGTTAGAGCGCTTCTTGAAAGATTATCCTGGCACTGTTGTGGCTATCACCCACGACCGTTACTTCCTAGATAACGCAGCAGGTTGGATTTTGGAACTTGACCGTGGTCACGGCATTCCATACGAAGGCAACTACTCTTCTTGGTTGGAACAGAAAAACGCACGTTTGGAGCAAGAAGCCAAACAACAAGCGTCTCACCAAAAAGCCATCAAGTCCGAGTTGGAATGGGTTCGCCAGAACGCCAAAGGTCGTCAGTCTAAATCCAAAGCGCGTTTAGCACGCTTTGAGGAAATGAGTTCAAAAGAATTCCAAGAACGTAACGAAACCAACGAATTGTACATTCCACCTGGCCCTCGCCTTGGTTCGAAAGTGATTGAAATCGAAGGCGTGAGCAAAAGCTTTGAGCATAAAATGCTGTTGGAAGACTTCAACATGGTGGTACCACCGGGCGCCATTGTAGGGGTTGTTGGTGGTAATGGTGCAGGTAAATCTACCCTGTTCAAAATGATTGCCGGTATCGAGCAACCTGACACAGGCACAGTGACACTGGGTGATACCGTGCAATTGGCGTATGTGGATCAGATGCGTGAACTGGACGGGGACAAAACCGTATGGGAAGAAATTTCCGACGGTCAGGACATGATCACAGTACACAACTACAAGGTTCCTTCCCGTGCTTACATTGGCCGCTTTAACTTCAAAGGGGCGGACCAGCAAAAATTTGTCAAGCACTTGTCTGGTGGTGAACGTAACCGTTTGCACCTAGCTAAGCTGCTAAAAGAAGGCGGTAACGTCTTACTGTTGGACGAACCGACCAACGACCTTGATGTGGAAACCTTACGTTCACTGGAAGACGCCTTATTGGCCTTCCCAGGTTCTGCCATAGTGATTTCCCACGACCGTTGGTTCCTTGACCGTATTGCAACGCACATCTTGGCCTACGAAGGTGACTCCAAAGCCGTCTTCTTCGAAGGTAACTACCAAGAATACGAAGCAGACTACAAGCAACGTACTGGTAACGACGCCACACCAACGCGTATCAAGTACAAAAAAATCGATGCTTAA
- a CDS encoding type II toxin-antitoxin system HicB family antitoxin has product MKYPIVLHTDNGVSYGVTVPDIPGCFSAGDTFDEALEMAEEAIFSHLELMLEEGEDIPVASPIAELKDNPDFTNGVWAIVNVDITPLLGKSEKINVTLPHLLITKIDKVVAANPKYKSRSGFLAEASKKVLQLV; this is encoded by the coding sequence ATGAAATATCCAATCGTATTACATACTGACAATGGCGTAAGTTATGGCGTTACTGTGCCAGATATCCCAGGCTGTTTTTCTGCAGGCGATACATTTGATGAAGCATTGGAAATGGCGGAAGAAGCGATTTTCAGCCATTTAGAATTGATGTTGGAAGAGGGTGAGGATATCCCTGTCGCAAGCCCAATTGCCGAGTTAAAAGACAACCCAGACTTCACTAATGGTGTCTGGGCAATCGTGAATGTGGACATCACGCCACTACTTGGCAAAAGCGAGAAGATCAACGTTACCTTGCCACACTTATTAATCACTAAGATAGATAAGGTCGTCGCCGCCAATCCAAAATATAAATCCCGCTCAGGTTTCTTGGCTGAAGCGTCTAAGAAGGTGCTACAGTTGGTTTAG
- a CDS encoding type II toxin-antitoxin system HicA family toxin: protein MKRSREVIRLLLEDGWYQVRAKGSHVQFKHPTKRGTVTVPHLKKDLPLGTFNSIKKQAQLDG from the coding sequence ATGAAAAGGAGCAGAGAGGTTATTCGGCTTCTGTTGGAGGATGGCTGGTATCAAGTTCGTGCGAAAGGGAGTCACGTACAGTTTAAGCACCCAACAAAACGAGGCACAGTAACAGTGCCACACCTGAAAAAAGACTTGCCTCTTGGTACGTTTAACAGCATCAAAAAACAAGCACAGCTTGATGGGTAG
- a CDS encoding DMT family transporter, with protein sequence MAHSATQDYSKPASNSQPDYKMYATGWGFKLGLLAAFVSILIWSSWLVSMRAGVTNTLTPFDLGLLRFTPPALLLLPILWRGREKIKAVSPILLLGIVCGAGVPFFFLSATGLKYAPASHAGLLILGAYPLFVTLLAVLFYQEKVTRARKIGLGLVGTGVIVLLSLSMLTAAEGTWKGDLLLLAASIFWAIYTVSLRIAGLPPLLSTALMGFVSFVILLLLWSTGLVSSGLADASWDMIAVQLVVQSLLVGLMTGFTYGYAVQKLGAENMAAIGAFTPVLASIIAIPILGETLEAYSIVGLGLVATGVLLASGILKKR encoded by the coding sequence ATGGCTCATTCTGCAACACAAGACTATTCTAAACCTGCTTCCAATTCTCAACCTGACTATAAGATGTACGCAACGGGTTGGGGCTTTAAATTGGGATTGTTAGCGGCCTTTGTCAGTATTTTAATTTGGTCTTCTTGGTTGGTCAGTATGCGTGCTGGTGTGACCAATACCTTAACGCCTTTTGATTTAGGCCTATTGCGTTTTACGCCACCGGCTCTTCTGCTTTTGCCCATTCTGTGGCGTGGTCGAGAAAAGATAAAAGCGGTTTCCCCTATTTTGTTACTTGGCATTGTCTGTGGAGCTGGCGTTCCCTTCTTCTTTCTCAGTGCCACAGGTTTGAAATACGCACCGGCTTCACACGCTGGTTTGTTGATTCTTGGTGCCTACCCTCTTTTTGTAACCTTATTAGCAGTGCTGTTTTATCAGGAAAAAGTCACACGAGCGCGAAAAATTGGCTTGGGTCTAGTGGGTACTGGGGTGATTGTTCTACTGAGTTTGTCCATGCTGACCGCTGCAGAGGGGACTTGGAAAGGCGATTTATTACTGCTGGCGGCCAGTATATTTTGGGCGATTTATACTGTGAGTTTGCGTATTGCTGGTTTGCCTCCCTTGTTATCTACTGCGCTGATGGGGTTTGTGTCTTTCGTCATTTTGCTTTTGCTTTGGTCAACCGGTTTGGTGTCCAGCGGCCTTGCTGATGCTTCTTGGGACATGATTGCGGTACAGCTGGTGGTGCAAAGTTTATTGGTTGGTTTAATGACAGGCTTCACTTACGGCTATGCGGTACAAAAACTGGGCGCTGAAAACATGGCCGCCATCGGTGCGTTTACCCCAGTGTTAGCCTCCATTATTGCTATTCCTATTCTGGGTGAAACCTTAGAGGCTTACTCTATTGTGGGCTTAGGTTTGGTGGCGACAGGTGTATTACTGGCTAGTGGTATATTAAAAAAGCGTTAA
- a CDS encoding Lrp/AsnC family transcriptional regulator has product MKYANIDKTDLDILARLQEDGRLTNVALADQIHLSPSPCLRRVKQLEAQGVIQGYHARIDRLKAGFSMTVFVEVKLRNHADDYHLDFERAILAMEDVISAHLVSGLADYKLEVVATDLQDYESILKRIQSLPHVKDLQSYFAIRSVKTAAPLPLKKPR; this is encoded by the coding sequence ATGAAATATGCCAATATAGACAAAACCGACTTAGATATACTCGCTCGCCTACAAGAAGACGGACGCCTCACTAATGTGGCGCTAGCGGATCAAATTCACCTCTCTCCGTCTCCTTGCTTAAGGCGTGTAAAACAATTGGAAGCCCAAGGTGTGATTCAAGGTTACCATGCCAGGATTGATCGTTTAAAAGCCGGATTTTCCATGACAGTATTTGTTGAGGTGAAGTTAAGAAATCATGCAGATGACTATCATCTTGATTTTGAAAGGGCGATTTTAGCAATGGAAGACGTCATCAGTGCGCATTTGGTGTCTGGCTTGGCTGATTATAAGTTAGAAGTGGTGGCAACGGATTTACAAGATTATGAAAGCATTCTCAAACGCATTCAGTCTTTGCCCCATGTAAAAGACTTGCAAAGTTACTTTGCTATTCGCTCGGTGAAAACCGCCGCACCATTGCCGCTTAAAAAGCCAAGATAA
- a CDS encoding methyl-accepting chemotaxis protein: MRLNSVRVKTSLPVIVMSVTFILALFALGFIINQLKASLNEHTNHFEKAISVVLNADRDAYQAKLAEQRIVAGLGDAESEETDRTENIQQVKDRFDLYLGYMSIAPEVIEKLGDFDQAFNAWVAASNAVVTLDMNMAGYAEAEALSNDTFGAMRDILDVAGEAINEHAEQVKQTLESELEASVRIAIIVVLIGALIAAWFSYKTPKTLTDQVCYLGQRIREISEGDGDLTQRIEFKTKDELGDLAVEFNRFVDNLRGIIANIHQQASALGKVTGQLNNAATQTSDITGSLAGASASIVSAGHEMDMSNQQMANVAREAAEEANNSSKLTQNGITAVNKSHSAVTELVTDIELALGRSDELQKSSESIASVLEVIRNIAEQTNLLALNAAIEAARAGEQGRGFAVVADEVRTLATRTQDSTNEIETMIEQLKVNVAESSKAIQNSRNNADFTVNNFGDVTKAFHDLQESFAKVQTMAAQTAQATQEQSVVANDINQNMVSLKEQTDSVQSVSDNIKKQSQDISELYQALDKQVSSFKV; the protein is encoded by the coding sequence ATGCGTTTAAATTCTGTGAGGGTGAAAACTTCTTTGCCTGTTATTGTGATGTCTGTGACATTCATCCTAGCGTTGTTTGCTTTAGGATTCATTATTAACCAATTGAAAGCGTCTTTAAATGAGCATACTAATCACTTTGAAAAGGCAATTTCCGTTGTGTTGAATGCCGACCGTGATGCTTATCAAGCCAAATTGGCTGAGCAGCGTATTGTGGCGGGTCTTGGCGATGCTGAAAGTGAAGAAACGGATCGTACTGAAAATATTCAACAAGTGAAAGATCGCTTTGACTTGTACCTTGGATATATGTCAATAGCGCCGGAAGTGATTGAAAAACTGGGTGACTTTGATCAAGCATTTAATGCTTGGGTGGCCGCTTCTAATGCGGTAGTAACATTAGATATGAACATGGCTGGTTATGCTGAGGCTGAAGCCTTATCAAATGATACCTTTGGTGCCATGCGAGACATTCTAGATGTGGCTGGAGAAGCCATTAATGAGCATGCTGAGCAAGTGAAACAGACCTTAGAAAGTGAACTGGAAGCGTCCGTTCGTATTGCCATTATTGTGGTACTCATTGGTGCATTAATAGCCGCTTGGTTCAGCTACAAAACACCGAAAACTCTTACCGATCAGGTATGTTACCTTGGTCAACGTATTCGTGAAATTTCCGAAGGAGACGGTGATTTAACCCAGCGTATCGAATTCAAAACCAAAGATGAGTTGGGGGATTTGGCGGTAGAATTTAACCGTTTTGTCGACAACTTACGCGGCATCATTGCGAACATTCATCAACAGGCCAGTGCGCTTGGTAAAGTGACAGGTCAGCTGAATAATGCTGCAACACAAACTTCAGATATCACTGGTTCTTTGGCAGGTGCCTCGGCTTCCATTGTGAGTGCGGGTCATGAAATGGACATGTCTAACCAACAAATGGCCAACGTGGCACGTGAAGCAGCTGAAGAAGCGAATAATTCGAGTAAACTGACACAAAATGGTATTACCGCAGTGAACAAATCTCATTCTGCGGTAACTGAATTGGTAACCGATATTGAATTGGCTTTGGGGCGTTCTGATGAATTACAAAAGAGCTCGGAAAGTATTGCCTCTGTACTGGAAGTGATTCGCAACATTGCTGAGCAAACCAATCTATTGGCACTCAACGCCGCGATTGAAGCAGCTCGTGCTGGTGAACAAGGTCGTGGTTTTGCTGTGGTGGCAGATGAAGTGAGAACCCTTGCCACGCGTACGCAAGACAGTACCAATGAAATTGAAACCATGATCGAGCAGTTGAAAGTAAATGTGGCGGAATCGTCCAAAGCCATTCAAAACAGTCGCAACAATGCAGACTTCACAGTGAATAACTTTGGCGATGTGACAAAAGCTTTCCATGATCTGCAAGAGTCTTTTGCCAAAGTGCAAACCATGGCAGCGCAAACAGCTCAAGCGACTCAAGAGCAATCTGTGGTAGCGAATGACATCAACCAAAATATGGTGTCTTTGAAAGAGCAAACAGATTCTGTGCAATCTGTCTCTGACAATATTAAAAAACAATCACAAGATATCTCAGAGCTATACCAAGCCTTGGATAAGCAAGTGAGTAGCTTTAAGGTGTAA
- a CDS encoding DUF2868 domain-containing protein: protein MTLLPQDEKLALAAYLEKHSEFTLPASAKDLDQALQALDQNYLNQNTTASRYSEQYARLKNYFRTSMLVLLLISFVIGLLVTPSSFLVNEQKHINIYWLLLTLLGLPCINLFLWLASMVWLTSKASSSKRPFLLATVSFLHHKISQWLAIDVQVSKAFWHWQSPPQNQTWLASSLSHGVWLSYLSAGLLMTLLLLLTNQVSFIWETTLLSDSRFLSLTQWLSTPLDWLGLDLPTQADILSSRIDHTLQEQGTRQRWANFLLASLFVYGLLPRLFLLILCMAVYRFKLLNRKPSIQEQVILNRYVQQEAHKKRIIDPDHLKRPQNTDYEKQTLPVCPIEKNSLWGLYEWSDEIPATLKEVNAYLVNDQSQQHAFLPLTHGQATYLLVNNAHSPDRGTMRFLTNLAAQQASVQMVLSKNKTSHFDAVWLDLAKQLQLAEPKYLPEE, encoded by the coding sequence GTGACCTTGCTACCACAGGATGAAAAGCTGGCGTTAGCCGCTTACTTAGAAAAGCATTCAGAGTTTACATTGCCTGCATCCGCCAAGGATTTGGATCAAGCCTTGCAAGCACTTGATCAGAATTACCTCAACCAAAACACAACCGCAAGCCGCTATTCTGAGCAATACGCGCGCCTTAAAAATTACTTTCGTACCAGTATGTTAGTTTTATTGCTGATAAGTTTTGTCATTGGGCTATTGGTCACCCCCAGCAGTTTCCTCGTCAATGAACAAAAACACATCAATATTTATTGGCTATTACTCACCCTACTGGGATTGCCTTGCATTAATCTTTTTTTATGGCTAGCAAGTATGGTTTGGTTAACTAGTAAAGCCAGTTCAAGTAAGCGTCCTTTTTTACTTGCCACAGTATCATTCTTACACCACAAAATTAGCCAGTGGCTTGCCATTGATGTACAGGTCAGTAAAGCGTTTTGGCATTGGCAAAGCCCGCCACAAAATCAAACTTGGCTGGCAAGCAGCTTATCTCATGGTGTTTGGTTAAGTTATCTCAGCGCTGGATTATTGATGACATTACTGCTTTTACTGACCAATCAAGTGAGTTTTATTTGGGAAACCACACTGCTCAGCGACAGTCGTTTTTTATCCTTAACCCAATGGTTAAGTACACCTTTAGATTGGTTAGGATTGGATTTACCGACTCAAGCCGACATACTTTCAAGCCGAATTGATCACACACTTCAAGAGCAAGGCACACGACAGCGCTGGGCCAATTTCTTGCTGGCCAGTTTGTTCGTATACGGTCTACTACCACGACTCTTTTTGCTAATCTTGTGCATGGCGGTGTATCGTTTCAAATTACTAAATCGTAAGCCCAGCATACAAGAACAGGTCATCCTGAATCGTTATGTACAACAAGAGGCTCATAAAAAGCGTATTATTGATCCAGACCACCTTAAGCGACCACAAAATACCGACTATGAAAAACAAACCTTGCCCGTTTGTCCTATTGAAAAAAACAGCTTATGGGGTCTTTATGAATGGAGTGATGAGATTCCTGCCACTCTCAAAGAGGTCAATGCCTACCTAGTAAATGACCAAAGCCAACAACACGCATTCTTGCCACTTACTCATGGGCAAGCAACCTATCTTTTGGTTAACAATGCTCACAGCCCAGACCGTGGCACAATGCGTTTTCTAACCAATTTGGCCGCACAACAAGCCTCTGTCCAAATGGTGCTGTCGAAAAACAAGACCAGTCATTTTGATGCTGTTTGGCTTGACCTAGCCAAACAGTTACAGCTAGCCGAACCCAAATACTTACCAGAGGAATAG
- a CDS encoding DUF3482 domain-containing protein, with amino-acid sequence MSIKLLVVGHANTGKTSLIRTLLRRHDFGEVKDQAGTTRHVETVTIRLADQDILQVTDTPGFEDSIGLWQLRQQAPFQSFSGSDWLAHFCQSDYAKTEFEQETKILTQLLQTDIILYVIDVRQAPLGKFLNELDILASANKPIVPILNFSASPTPHIDNWRRVLAERHLHTLVKYDSVAFYFEDEKRLYQSIQSLMPEDYEQLEDFIQHRYQDAQLRLQSATRQLAELLINAASYRLLVNQYPPNAQQQDAFEQVIHQQEQGFIQSLLGLYEFRSDDVHLEHLAIQNTVWQQDLFAKSTLKEWGLETSSGVVTGAAIGAGIDVMSAGLSLGTATGIGALLGAGWQTGKHYKDTIKSKLTKRHYLCLDDVTLGLLALRGIQAVVQLHKRGHAAQQSVQVKGDKTSNMETIKPLLSYFQQARQHPQWYLSDNPLQATLESKLQQTIIHKITP; translated from the coding sequence ATGTCGATTAAACTCTTAGTGGTGGGTCATGCAAACACAGGGAAAACCTCTTTGATTCGCACCTTGTTGCGTCGTCATGACTTTGGAGAGGTGAAAGATCAGGCCGGCACCACACGCCATGTTGAAACAGTGACCATTAGATTGGCAGATCAGGACATCCTCCAAGTAACCGATACACCGGGGTTCGAGGATTCCATCGGTTTGTGGCAACTAAGACAACAAGCCCCTTTTCAGTCGTTTTCAGGTAGCGACTGGCTTGCTCACTTTTGTCAAAGCGACTATGCCAAAACAGAATTTGAACAAGAAACCAAGATACTTACTCAGTTATTGCAAACCGACATCATCCTGTATGTGATCGATGTTCGCCAAGCTCCCCTTGGTAAGTTTTTAAATGAATTAGATATTTTGGCCAGTGCTAACAAGCCCATAGTGCCGATTTTGAATTTCAGCGCCAGCCCAACACCTCATATCGACAACTGGCGTCGTGTTTTAGCAGAGCGTCATCTGCATACTTTGGTAAAATACGATTCTGTGGCGTTTTATTTTGAAGATGAAAAACGCTTATACCAGAGCATTCAAAGTCTTATGCCCGAAGATTATGAGCAACTAGAAGACTTTATCCAACATCGATATCAAGACGCTCAATTACGCCTGCAATCCGCCACTCGCCAACTTGCTGAACTGCTTATTAATGCCGCGAGCTATCGACTCTTAGTGAATCAATACCCACCCAATGCTCAACAACAAGACGCTTTTGAGCAAGTCATCCATCAACAAGAGCAAGGTTTTATCCAAAGCCTTTTAGGTCTTTATGAATTTCGCTCAGACGATGTGCATTTAGAGCATCTTGCTATTCAAAATACGGTCTGGCAACAAGATCTTTTTGCCAAAAGCACACTCAAAGAATGGGGGCTAGAAACCAGCAGTGGTGTTGTAACAGGAGCCGCCATTGGCGCGGGGATAGATGTAATGTCAGCGGGTCTTAGCTTGGGTACAGCTACGGGGATTGGAGCTTTATTAGGGGCAGGGTGGCAAACTGGTAAACATTACAAAGACACCATAAAAAGCAAACTGACCAAGCGCCATTACCTTTGTCTTGATGATGTCACTTTGGGACTGTTGGCATTGCGCGGAATACAAGCCGTTGTGCAATTACATAAACGTGGCCACGCAGCTCAGCAAAGCGTGCAAGTAAAGGGTGATAAGACAAGCAATATGGAAACGATTAAGCCATTGTTGAGCTATTTCCAACAGGCCAGACAACATCCACAATGGTATCTGTCAGATAATCCGTTGCAGGCAACATTAGAAAGCAAATTACAGCAAACAATAATCCATAAAATTACCCCTTAG
- a CDS encoding 1-acylglycerol-3-phosphate O-acyltransferase, giving the protein MLLLIRMALLLVLVLLVTLLGIVFCLLTLNSKNRVYHLGRVFAKVGPLFGLSISGRVSDKAHSVPQAVYVANHQNNFDLFTLAVVVPKGVVTVGKTSLRWIPFFGLLYWVSGNILINRNNRKKAIATIDQVVNSMKRTGLSIWMFPEGTRSRGRGWLPFKRGAFHAAVQAGVPVIPVVCSSTHDQVKLNRWNNGKVIVEMLDPISTEGLHETDVVKLMKQCEEQMHQTQQRLDAELAAKG; this is encoded by the coding sequence ATGTTGCTTTTGATACGAATGGCGCTGCTGTTGGTGTTGGTTTTACTGGTAACCTTGTTGGGAATTGTATTTTGTTTGCTGACCTTGAATTCAAAGAATCGTGTTTATCACCTTGGGCGAGTGTTCGCTAAAGTTGGCCCTTTATTTGGCCTGTCAATTTCTGGGCGGGTATCAGATAAAGCTCATTCTGTGCCACAAGCCGTTTATGTGGCTAACCATCAAAATAATTTTGATCTTTTTACCTTGGCCGTGGTGGTACCAAAAGGCGTGGTCACTGTGGGCAAAACCAGCTTACGTTGGATTCCTTTTTTTGGACTTTTATATTGGGTGAGCGGCAATATTTTGATTAATCGCAACAACCGTAAAAAAGCCATCGCCACCATAGATCAAGTGGTGAACAGTATGAAACGTACCGGCTTGTCAATTTGGATGTTTCCAGAAGGTACACGAAGTCGTGGTCGTGGCTGGTTACCCTTTAAACGCGGTGCTTTTCATGCGGCAGTGCAAGCCGGAGTGCCTGTTATTCCTGTCGTTTGTAGTAGCACTCATGATCAGGTCAAACTCAACCGCTGGAATAATGGAAAGGTCATAGTGGAAATGCTGGATCCTATTTCTACAGAGGGTCTTCACGAAACCGATGTGGTTAAACTGATGAAACAGTGTGAAGAACAAATGCACCAAACTCAGCAGCGCTTGGATGCTGAGCTCGCCGCTAAGGGGTAA